Proteins from one Streptosporangium becharense genomic window:
- a CDS encoding alanine racemase yields MKGIVDPEGAIGSSLFGGAFTFPVMVARRSALEHNIATLAAFAREHGLLFAPHAKTTMSPELVRAQLDAGAWGMTAATPSQVLTLREFGVSRIVLANQVFDPAGLDAIAAQLAADDSFEFLCFADSVAGIEALSRHAGARPFQVLAELGHQGGRAGSRTLGELLEVAAAAQAAEGVELAGVAGYEGALGSAGEVRAYLHRLLEALEHLRVRAPILSVGGSQWFDVIGRELAACQARIVLRSGAYISHDDGYYRERTPYTRIEGELRAALEIWAHVLSVPEPGLAVVGFGKRDAPFDEGLPVPRGAVADATVLKVQDQHAMLRLPPGSPVKPGDLVCFGISHPCTAFDKWRVMPVVDDDYVVVDLINTCF; encoded by the coding sequence GTGAAGGGGATCGTGGATCCCGAGGGGGCGATCGGGTCCTCGCTGTTCGGCGGGGCGTTCACCTTCCCCGTGATGGTGGCGCGTCGCTCCGCGCTGGAGCACAACATCGCCACGCTCGCGGCCTTCGCGCGGGAGCACGGCCTGCTCTTCGCCCCGCACGCCAAGACCACCATGTCCCCCGAGCTGGTCAGGGCACAGCTCGACGCGGGCGCGTGGGGGATGACCGCCGCCACCCCGAGCCAGGTGCTCACCCTGCGGGAGTTCGGCGTCTCCCGGATCGTCCTGGCCAACCAGGTCTTCGACCCGGCCGGGCTCGACGCCATCGCCGCGCAGCTGGCCGCCGACGACTCCTTCGAGTTCCTGTGCTTCGCCGACTCGGTCGCCGGGATCGAGGCGCTCTCCCGGCACGCCGGGGCTCGGCCGTTCCAGGTGCTGGCCGAGCTGGGCCACCAGGGCGGGCGGGCCGGGAGCCGCACGCTCGGCGAGCTCCTGGAGGTCGCCGCCGCGGCCCAGGCCGCCGAGGGGGTGGAACTCGCCGGAGTCGCCGGATACGAAGGGGCGCTCGGGTCGGCCGGTGAGGTCCGGGCCTACCTGCACCGGCTGCTGGAGGCCCTCGAGCACCTGCGGGTGCGTGCCCCGATCCTGTCGGTCGGTGGCAGCCAGTGGTTCGACGTCATCGGCCGCGAGCTCGCAGCCTGCCAGGCCAGGATCGTGCTGCGCAGCGGCGCCTACATCTCCCACGACGACGGCTACTACCGCGAACGCACCCCGTACACCCGGATCGAGGGCGAGCTGCGGGCCGCGCTGGAGATCTGGGCACACGTGCTCAGCGTCCCGGAGCCCGGTCTGGCCGTCGTCGGGTTCGGCAAACGGGACGCCCCCTTCGACGAGGGGCTCCCGGTGCCGCGCGGGGCCGTCGCGGACGCGACGGTGCTCAAGGTCCAGGACCAGCACGCCATGCTGCGCCTGCCGCCCGGATCGCCGGTCAAGCCCGGCGACCTGGTCTGTTTCGGCATCTCCCATCCGTGCACCGCCTTCGACAAGTGGCGGGTCATGCCGGTGGTCGACGACGACTACGTGGTCGTCGACCTGATCAACACCTGTTTCTGA
- a CDS encoding Rid family detoxifying hydrolase has protein sequence MSDKQELRTDEGAAPVGAYSQGLVVGDFVYTSGMGPLSPETGEVVGADVAEQTHQVMRNLGAILAAHGLGFDDVVKSTVHLQHLKRDFAAYNEAYKSYFTRPYPVRTTVGSDLMDILVEIDFVAYKAR, from the coding sequence ATGAGCGACAAGCAGGAGCTGCGCACCGACGAGGGCGCCGCTCCCGTCGGGGCCTACTCGCAGGGCCTCGTGGTGGGCGACTTCGTCTACACCTCGGGCATGGGCCCGCTGAGCCCGGAGACCGGCGAGGTCGTCGGGGCCGACGTGGCGGAGCAGACCCACCAGGTGATGCGCAATCTTGGCGCGATCCTCGCCGCCCACGGGCTGGGCTTCGACGACGTGGTCAAGTCGACGGTTCACCTGCAGCACCTCAAGCGTGACTTCGCCGCCTACAACGAGGCGTACAAGTCCTATTTCACCCGCCCGTACCCCGTCCGCACGACCGTCGGCTCCGACCTGATGGACATCCTCGTCGAGATCGACTTCGTGGCGTACAAGGCGCGTTAG
- a CDS encoding DUF4153 domain-containing protein: MRPLDFLGRIKVKLGMVILLAVLAAFVVNEVGINAGYSRDVRVAVAAAFALLLVQLLARGMTKPLREMAAAAQTIAKGRYGLRVTATSRDEVGELARAFNAMAADLGEVDRQRRELVANVSHELRTPITALRAVLENVVDGVSDPDPATLGTALAQTERLGRLVAQLLDLSRLESGARRIELEDVELRELGEQALREAVLAREGVTARCEVPAGLSLRADPDLLAQVLANLLDNAVRHSPGGGVVVLAANARGDGVRLRVSDQGPGIAPEDRARAFERFSRLDAGRTADAGGAGLGLAITKEIVELHGGSIRFEDGIGCHVVADLPGRITMSTSPPPGAGRGAPVVPQDGGVAEDQAPALPAPEETDHPSGAPQPPDTGDPSGPGTAPAPGRAAAAAEAGAVSGGDEDGDAGESTAAGRAKVEPDGTKAEPGGAETGDAAGGAKTGAGGTEAGAVKPGGAEAGAVSGGAKTSPGGTQVAGPPTPPGPSSPFRAAGDDRYGQTYGQTYGQTPVRNWTGAVIGLFLGGTLGLICAVVVGIALGRVDELLGLLVSMGILLIGGFVGTVIGATTPSNDLWTGQQAPPRRHPARDPGVPAVSPAVNKPPATVTGHRAETAASAGGGTSGGTPARGVSSAGRTVPVKATVPAGKAGAGGKNTTTGVTGPAEKTVSAVSAVSAVPSGAAWPGGPGTYQAPPVLPRPELPDTPRWLLPAVAAVGLLAAFAIPDSRAGLGLVLVAVAMGLAVLPAVRDRITPWSAGLGAIAYGLVVMVMFRDADWLVGLLLLAGFLLAALALSGIGSGWLGVLRGGASMIIGLLPLPWFLAAPLKGMVRRRRLVPVLLGGGLTLVLLVVFGALFASADAVFAEAVEQVLTPQEWMRTLPVRIVLFAVFAVAVASAVLVALRPAAEPKSPDLRIAVSRGLWVTPLAALNLLFATFVAMQLTTLFGGAQRVVSATGLTYAEYARSGFFQLLIVSVFVLAIVAVATGAVELRDSDRWLMAGLLGLLCALTLVILFSAMHRLGLYVDAYGFTRLRATVGAAIWWLAGVFGLVLVAGAVRLTRRGHAGWLPRTLVLMTGVSLLAFAGWNPDLRVAETQLAVRGVNHIDLAYLAGLGAEAVPALDRLPEPTRSCVLREVVAANDLDGTDPWNSWNLARRQARELLERRPVKDLICLPIVSRD, encoded by the coding sequence TTGAGACCCCTCGACTTCCTCGGCCGGATCAAGGTCAAGCTCGGCATGGTGATCCTTCTGGCCGTCCTGGCGGCGTTCGTCGTCAACGAGGTCGGCATCAACGCCGGCTACTCGCGCGACGTCCGCGTCGCGGTGGCGGCGGCGTTCGCCCTGCTCCTGGTGCAGTTGCTCGCGCGGGGGATGACCAAGCCGCTGCGTGAGATGGCCGCCGCCGCGCAGACCATCGCCAAGGGCCGGTACGGGTTGCGGGTCACCGCGACCTCGCGCGACGAGGTCGGCGAACTCGCCCGCGCGTTCAACGCCATGGCCGCCGACCTGGGGGAGGTGGACCGGCAGCGGCGGGAACTGGTGGCCAACGTCAGCCACGAGCTCCGCACGCCGATCACCGCCCTGCGCGCGGTGCTGGAGAACGTGGTCGACGGGGTCTCCGATCCCGACCCCGCCACGCTCGGCACCGCGCTCGCCCAGACCGAACGACTGGGTCGGCTCGTCGCGCAGCTGCTCGACCTCTCCCGGCTGGAGTCCGGGGCCAGACGGATCGAGCTTGAGGACGTCGAGCTGCGCGAACTGGGAGAACAGGCCCTGCGTGAGGCCGTACTGGCCAGGGAGGGCGTCACCGCCCGCTGCGAGGTCCCCGCGGGACTGAGCCTGCGCGCCGACCCCGACCTGCTCGCGCAGGTCCTCGCGAACCTGCTGGACAACGCGGTACGGCACAGTCCCGGCGGCGGGGTCGTGGTGCTGGCGGCGAACGCCCGGGGCGACGGGGTCCGGCTCCGGGTCAGCGATCAGGGACCGGGCATCGCGCCAGAGGACCGGGCACGGGCGTTCGAGCGCTTCTCCCGTCTCGACGCCGGACGGACCGCCGACGCGGGCGGCGCCGGACTCGGTCTGGCCATCACCAAAGAGATCGTCGAGCTTCACGGCGGCTCCATCCGCTTCGAGGACGGCATCGGCTGCCACGTGGTGGCCGACCTGCCAGGAAGGATCACGATGAGCACCTCACCTCCCCCCGGTGCCGGCAGGGGGGCACCCGTCGTCCCACAGGACGGCGGGGTCGCGGAAGACCAGGCCCCTGCCCTCCCCGCTCCGGAAGAGACCGACCACCCCTCCGGGGCCCCGCAGCCCCCGGATACCGGCGATCCCTCCGGCCCCGGTACGGCACCCGCCCCCGGCAGGGCCGCCGCAGCCGCCGAGGCCGGCGCGGTGTCCGGCGGCGACGAGGACGGCGACGCCGGGGAAAGCACGGCGGCCGGCCGTGCGAAGGTGGAACCGGACGGCACGAAGGCGGAACCGGGTGGCGCGGAGACCGGGGATGCGGCCGGCGGCGCGAAGACGGGGGCGGGTGGTACAGAGGCCGGGGCCGTGAAGCCGGGTGGCGCGGAGGCCGGCGCGGTGTCCGGCGGCGCGAAGACGAGTCCGGGCGGTACACAGGTCGCCGGCCCTCCCACGCCGCCGGGCCCGTCGTCGCCGTTTCGTGCGGCCGGGGATGACCGGTACGGGCAGACATACGGGCAGACATACGGGCAGACACCGGTGCGGAACTGGACCGGGGCGGTCATCGGGCTCTTCCTCGGGGGCACCCTCGGCCTGATCTGCGCCGTGGTCGTCGGTATCGCGCTCGGGCGTGTGGACGAACTGCTGGGGCTGCTCGTCTCCATGGGCATCCTGCTGATCGGCGGGTTCGTCGGCACGGTCATCGGTGCCACCACCCCCTCCAACGACCTGTGGACCGGTCAGCAGGCACCCCCGCGACGTCACCCGGCGCGGGACCCCGGCGTACCGGCCGTGTCGCCGGCGGTGAACAAGCCGCCGGCGACGGTGACCGGACACCGCGCGGAGACGGCAGCGTCCGCGGGAGGGGGCACGAGCGGGGGCACGCCCGCGCGAGGGGTCTCATCCGCGGGGAGGACCGTACCGGTCAAGGCGACCGTGCCGGCCGGGAAGGCCGGGGCCGGCGGGAAGAACACGACCACGGGGGTGACAGGACCGGCTGAGAAGACTGTGTCCGCTGTGTCCGCTGTGTCCGCTGTTCCCTCCGGAGCCGCCTGGCCCGGCGGACCCGGCACGTATCAGGCGCCGCCGGTTCTTCCCCGGCCGGAACTGCCGGACACCCCGCGGTGGCTGCTTCCGGCGGTGGCAGCCGTCGGTCTGCTGGCCGCGTTCGCGATCCCGGACAGCAGGGCGGGGCTGGGACTCGTACTGGTGGCCGTGGCCATGGGGCTCGCGGTGCTCCCCGCGGTGCGCGACAGGATCACCCCGTGGTCGGCGGGCCTGGGGGCGATCGCGTACGGGCTGGTCGTGATGGTGATGTTCAGGGACGCCGACTGGCTGGTCGGCCTGCTCCTGCTCGCCGGGTTCCTCCTGGCCGCGCTGGCCCTGTCGGGGATCGGAAGCGGCTGGCTCGGGGTGCTCAGGGGCGGGGCGTCGATGATCATCGGGTTGCTGCCGCTGCCGTGGTTCCTCGCGGCGCCGCTGAAGGGGATGGTGAGGCGGAGGAGACTGGTCCCCGTACTTCTGGGAGGCGGGTTGACCCTGGTGCTGCTGGTCGTCTTCGGAGCGTTGTTCGCCTCGGCGGACGCGGTCTTCGCCGAAGCCGTCGAGCAGGTGCTCACCCCGCAGGAGTGGATGAGGACGCTACCGGTCCGCATCGTGCTGTTCGCGGTCTTCGCCGTCGCCGTGGCCTCCGCCGTCCTGGTGGCCCTGCGGCCCGCCGCCGAGCCCAAGTCGCCGGACCTGCGGATCGCGGTCAGCCGAGGGCTCTGGGTGACCCCGCTGGCCGCGCTCAACCTGCTGTTCGCCACGTTCGTGGCGATGCAGCTGACCACGTTGTTCGGCGGTGCCCAGCGGGTGGTGTCCGCCACGGGTCTCACCTACGCCGAGTACGCGCGCTCCGGGTTCTTCCAGCTCCTCATCGTCAGCGTGTTCGTCCTGGCCATCGTGGCGGTCGCCACCGGTGCCGTGGAGCTGCGCGACTCCGACCGGTGGCTGATGGCCGGGCTGCTCGGGCTGCTGTGCGCGCTGACCCTGGTGATCCTGTTCTCCGCGATGCACCGGTTGGGCCTCTACGTCGACGCCTACGGGTTCACCCGGTTGCGGGCCACGGTGGGGGCGGCCATCTGGTGGCTGGCCGGGGTGTTCGGGCTGGTCCTCGTCGCCGGCGCGGTACGCCTCACCCGGCGCGGTCACGCGGGCTGGCTGCCCAGGACCCTGGTGCTGATGACCGGTGTGTCGCTGCTGGCGTTCGCGGGCTGGAACCCCGACCTGCGGGTCGCGGAGACCCAGCTCGCCGTACGGGGGGTGAACCACATCGACCTGGCGTATCTGGCCGGCCTCGGGGCCGAGGCGGTTCCTGCCCTGGACCGGTTGCCGGAGCCGACCCGCAGCTGTGTGCTGCGGGAGGTGGTCGCGGCCAACGACCTCGACGGGACCGATCCGTGGAACAGCTGGAACCTGGCCCGGCGGCAGGCACGGGAACTGCTCGAACGGCGACCGGTCAAGGATCTCATCTGTCTCCCGATCGTGTCGCGGGACTGA
- a CDS encoding alpha/beta hydrolase, whose translation MLPLVLVHGVRVSATMWNPVVPHLGRPTAAVDLPGHGTRKGEPFTMGTAASAVADAIDRLGGRAIVAGLSLGGYVGIAAAERFPDRVAGLVAMGCTTRAPRTGASGPEHGDTRPAPGRSRLRAVRRPSWADGYRIAASLAARNPSFADRLSAYALRRLFPGPVGEAFVAGGLSCEVLPQVVEAVTGHDQLAALAAYPGRVWLVNGSRDPFRANERDFLRACRDGRLILIPRRGHLGVMAAPRPLARLIGDLCVQAEAA comes from the coding sequence ATGCTTCCCCTCGTCCTCGTGCACGGAGTCCGGGTCAGCGCGACCATGTGGAATCCGGTCGTCCCGCACCTCGGCCGTCCTACGGCGGCCGTCGACCTGCCGGGCCACGGCACCCGCAAGGGAGAGCCGTTCACCATGGGCACGGCGGCCTCCGCCGTCGCCGACGCGATCGACCGCCTCGGCGGCCGGGCGATCGTGGCCGGTCTGTCCCTCGGCGGGTACGTCGGCATCGCCGCCGCCGAGCGTTTCCCCGACCGGGTGGCGGGCCTGGTGGCGATGGGCTGCACGACCCGGGCTCCCCGCACGGGCGCCTCCGGCCCGGAGCACGGGGACACCCGGCCGGCGCCAGGCCGAAGCCGCCTTCGGGCGGTCCGGAGGCCGTCGTGGGCGGACGGCTACCGGATCGCCGCGTCGCTCGCCGCGCGCAACCCGTCCTTCGCCGACCGGCTCAGCGCGTACGCCCTGCGCCGCCTGTTCCCAGGCCCCGTCGGAGAGGCGTTCGTGGCGGGCGGACTGTCCTGCGAGGTACTGCCCCAGGTCGTCGAGGCCGTCACCGGTCACGACCAGCTCGCGGCGCTGGCCGCCTACCCGGGACGCGTGTGGCTGGTCAACGGCTCCCGCGACCCGTTCCGGGCGAACGAACGTGACTTCCTGCGGGCCTGCCGCGACGGAAGACTGATCCTCATACCCCGCCGCGGCCACCTGGGCGTGATGGCGGCCCCGAGACCGCTCGCCCGCCTGATCGGTGATCTGTGTGTCCAGGCGGAGGCGGCCTGA
- a CDS encoding response regulator transcription factor, giving the protein MLVVDDDDVIRQLIAVNLTLEGFQVETASDGQDCLDRVLDVKPDVITLDVMMPRMDGWMTATRLRNGEETSHIKVVLITARAQEDDRRRGLGIGVDAYLTKPFDPAELIQVVRDLALTARSGS; this is encoded by the coding sequence GTGTTGGTAGTGGATGACGACGACGTCATCCGGCAGCTCATCGCGGTCAATCTGACGTTGGAGGGCTTCCAGGTGGAGACCGCCTCCGACGGTCAGGACTGCCTGGATCGGGTGCTGGACGTGAAACCCGACGTGATCACGCTCGACGTGATGATGCCCCGGATGGACGGCTGGATGACCGCCACCCGACTGCGCAACGGCGAGGAGACCAGCCACATCAAGGTGGTGCTGATCACCGCGCGGGCACAGGAGGACGACCGGAGGCGAGGGCTGGGCATCGGGGTCGACGCCTACCTCACCAAGCCCTTCGACCCGGCCGAGCTCATCCAGGTCGTCCGCGACCTGGCCCTGACCGCGCGCAGCGGGTCCTGA
- a CDS encoding TetR/AcrR family transcriptional regulator, with the protein MAPRKEQQIFQATLELLAAKGYQGLTVEGVAERSGVNKTTIYRWWPSKAALLAAALVESDLLATDPPDTGSLRGDLEALVRGIAALLTRPPASDVAVAALGAAVHHAELAETARTFFADRFAREEIVFERARGRGELSAAADPVLIMDLLAGAVWLRAVFRGLPLDDGFAACAVSAVLDGAADQPERAAGMRSRTG; encoded by the coding sequence ATGGCACCGCGCAAGGAACAGCAGATCTTCCAGGCGACGCTCGAACTGCTCGCCGCCAAGGGCTACCAGGGGCTGACCGTGGAGGGGGTGGCCGAGCGGTCCGGGGTCAACAAGACCACGATCTACCGCTGGTGGCCGTCGAAGGCGGCGCTGCTCGCCGCGGCCTTGGTCGAGTCCGACCTGCTCGCGACGGACCCGCCGGACACCGGAAGCCTCAGGGGAGATCTGGAGGCCCTGGTGCGGGGGATCGCCGCGCTGCTCACCCGGCCTCCGGCGTCCGACGTCGCGGTGGCCGCGCTCGGCGCCGCCGTCCATCACGCGGAGCTCGCCGAGACCGCCCGGACGTTCTTCGCCGACCGGTTCGCCCGGGAGGAGATCGTCTTCGAGCGTGCCCGCGGACGCGGTGAGCTGTCCGCGGCGGCAGACCCCGTACTCATCATGGACCTGCTCGCGGGCGCGGTGTGGCTGCGCGCGGTCTTCCGCGGCCTACCACTGGACGACGGCTTCGCCGCCTGCGCGGTGAGCGCCGTCCTGGACGGCGCCGCGGATCAGCCGGAGAGGGCCGCCGGGATGCGGTCGAGAACCGGGTAG
- a CDS encoding C40 family peptidase gives MAGRATTSRFTAPPSRGAAVSPGQGRRARVALARGRIAATAALRQVGRPYVWGGGSSEGPTGGGFDCSGLALHAWAKAGARLPHYTGSQFKRGRRVPFSRLRPGDLVFFGGGTGDPTHVGVYVGNGVMVHAPKSGDVVKTTDFARSPYYRSRYRGAVRPLSR, from the coding sequence GTGGCCGGGCGGGCGACCACGTCGCGCTTCACGGCTCCGCCGTCGCGGGGCGCCGCAGTCTCACCGGGTCAGGGGCGACGCGCGCGGGTCGCTCTCGCGCGGGGCCGGATCGCGGCGACCGCCGCCCTCCGCCAGGTCGGCAGGCCGTATGTCTGGGGCGGCGGTTCGAGCGAGGGCCCGACGGGCGGCGGCTTCGACTGCTCCGGTCTCGCCCTGCACGCCTGGGCCAAGGCCGGGGCCCGCCTGCCGCACTACACCGGCAGCCAGTTCAAGCGGGGCCGCCGCGTGCCCTTCTCCCGGCTCCGCCCCGGAGACCTCGTCTTCTTCGGCGGAGGCACCGGCGATCCCACTCACGTCGGCGTCTACGTCGGGAACGGGGTCATGGTCCACGCTCCCAAGTCCGGCGACGTCGTCAAAACCACTGACTTCGCCCGCTCGCCGTACTACCGCTCCCGCTACCGGGGCGCCGTACGCCCACTCTCCCGCTGA
- a CDS encoding glycosyl hydrolase family 8, translating into MRARPRLLHLPAASALALTSTLVASACVLTALPGHAADSLLSQGRPATSSSHEDATLDSAGAFDGDPATRWASAEGHDPEWLRVDLGASATLSRVKLTWEAAYGKAYRIETSPDGSTWTTVYSTTAGDGGTDDLTLSGTGRYVRMYGTARGTAYGYSLYEMEVYGHTGGASPTPTITPTTGGPGVPFGSHKIPYVAGMLRPSGAQATLDQKVVDYYRRWKSAFVKQNCGNGWYQIISPDADHPYVAEAQGYGMVITATMAGADPDAKKIFDGLLKYVLAHPSSITPGLLAAEQDASCKSVNGSDSATDGDLDVAYGLLLADRQWGSSGTYNYKKLAVDRINAIKAGEVNPTTKLMKLGDWTSAGDEYYWISRSSDWMIDHFRAFRKATGDATWDTVRVNHQNLIASQQATYAPNTGLLADFVVDTNTTPKPAPKQVLEDPNDGKYWWNACRDPWRIGDDAVTSGDAKSLAAARKLNTWIKSKTGGDPNKIGIGYSLGGSQISSGSEPAYFAPFAVAAMTDPGSQAWLDALWNKMLNAPFTSDDYFSTSIQLQVMITVTGNHWVP; encoded by the coding sequence GTGCGTGCGAGACCGCGCCTCCTCCACCTCCCCGCCGCCTCCGCTCTGGCTCTGACATCGACGCTGGTCGCCTCGGCATGCGTGCTGACCGCCCTGCCCGGCCACGCCGCCGACTCCCTGCTCTCCCAGGGCCGTCCGGCGACGTCCTCCTCCCACGAGGACGCCACCCTGGACTCAGCCGGTGCCTTCGACGGCGACCCCGCCACGCGCTGGGCGTCCGCCGAGGGTCACGACCCCGAGTGGCTCCGCGTCGACCTCGGCGCCTCGGCCACCCTCTCCCGGGTCAAACTGACCTGGGAGGCGGCCTACGGCAAGGCCTACCGGATCGAGACCTCCCCCGACGGGTCGACCTGGACCACCGTCTACTCGACCACCGCCGGCGACGGCGGCACCGACGACCTGACCCTGTCCGGCACCGGCCGCTACGTGCGGATGTACGGCACGGCCCGCGGCACCGCGTACGGCTACTCGCTGTACGAGATGGAGGTCTACGGCCACACCGGGGGGGCGTCCCCGACCCCCACGATCACCCCGACCACCGGCGGCCCCGGCGTGCCGTTCGGCTCCCACAAGATCCCGTACGTGGCCGGAATGCTCCGGCCCAGCGGCGCGCAGGCCACGCTCGACCAGAAGGTGGTCGACTACTACCGGCGCTGGAAGTCCGCCTTCGTCAAGCAGAACTGCGGCAACGGCTGGTACCAGATCATCTCCCCCGACGCCGACCACCCGTACGTGGCCGAGGCGCAGGGCTACGGCATGGTGATCACCGCCACGATGGCCGGGGCCGACCCGGACGCGAAGAAGATCTTCGACGGCCTGCTGAAGTACGTCCTGGCCCACCCCTCGTCGATCACCCCCGGCCTGCTCGCCGCCGAGCAGGACGCCTCCTGCAAGAGCGTCAACGGCAGTGACTCGGCCACCGACGGCGACCTGGACGTGGCCTACGGCCTGCTCCTGGCCGACCGGCAGTGGGGCAGTTCCGGCACCTACAACTACAAGAAGCTCGCGGTCGACCGCATCAACGCCATCAAGGCGGGCGAGGTCAACCCGACGACCAAGCTGATGAAGCTCGGCGACTGGACCAGCGCCGGCGACGAGTACTACTGGATCAGCCGCTCCTCGGACTGGATGATCGACCACTTCCGGGCGTTCCGGAAGGCCACCGGCGACGCGACCTGGGACACCGTCCGCGTCAACCACCAGAACCTGATCGCCTCCCAGCAGGCGACCTACGCCCCCAACACGGGCCTGCTGGCCGACTTCGTGGTCGACACCAACACCACCCCGAAACCCGCGCCGAAGCAGGTCCTGGAGGACCCCAACGACGGCAAGTACTGGTGGAACGCCTGCCGTGACCCGTGGCGGATCGGCGACGACGCGGTGACCAGCGGCGACGCCAAGTCACTCGCCGCCGCGCGCAAGCTGAACACCTGGATCAAGAGCAAGACCGGCGGCGACCCGAACAAGATCGGCATCGGTTACTCCCTCGGCGGTTCCCAGATCTCCAGCGGCAGCGAACCGGCCTACTTCGCCCCGTTCGCGGTGGCGGCGATGACCGACCCGGGCAGCCAGGCGTGGCTGGACGCCCTGTGGAACAAGATGCTCAACGCCCCGTTCACGTCCGACGACTACTTCTCCACCAGCATCCAGCTCCAGGTCATGATCACCGTGACCGGCAACCACTGGGTGCCCTGA
- a CDS encoding N-acyl-D-amino-acid deacylase family protein, with protein sequence MSFDVLIKGGWVLDGTGAPAHRADVGVTGDRIAAVGRLDGADAATLVDATGRHVMPGLIDCHAHGDALVLDKEVQLAALRQGVTTFVLGQDGLSYAPTTTPAAFAYATRYFAAVNGVHPSADGPLGVAELLAGYDRATALNTAYLLPHGTIRYDVMGAAERPASAGELAAMLGRVERGLSEGAVGLSTGLEYAPGRYADAAEIAALCAPLGRLPYVTHMRGYGARAQAGMAEVADIARRSGAAVHVSHYHGPAATLLPLVDDARGRGLDVTFDTYPYLRGSTILAMVALPPWIPAADTDRALELLESEPIDWDETLWPRITFSHVPGAEWAEGLTLPEAAAEAALTPGEFCRRVLIDTRLEAGCVAARPDEGPEGEESVRAILRHPAHTGGSDGIYVGGHPHPRGYGAFARMLGHHVRETGDWTLEQAAVHLASHPARRFGLDGRGLIRPGGVADLVVLDAGSVADLATYAVPRTPATGIDDVIVSGVRVLAAGTLTGATPGRALRS encoded by the coding sequence ATGTCGTTCGACGTGTTGATCAAGGGCGGCTGGGTGCTCGACGGCACGGGCGCCCCCGCCCACCGGGCCGACGTCGGTGTCACCGGCGACCGGATCGCCGCCGTCGGCCGCCTGGACGGCGCCGACGCCGCGACCCTGGTCGACGCCACCGGGCGTCACGTCATGCCCGGCCTGATCGACTGTCACGCGCACGGCGACGCCCTCGTCCTGGACAAGGAAGTGCAGCTCGCCGCGCTCCGCCAGGGGGTGACCACCTTCGTCCTCGGGCAGGACGGCCTGTCCTACGCACCCACGACCACCCCGGCGGCCTTCGCCTACGCCACCCGCTACTTCGCGGCCGTCAACGGTGTCCACCCGTCCGCCGACGGGCCGCTCGGCGTCGCGGAGCTGCTCGCCGGCTATGACCGGGCCACCGCGCTGAACACCGCCTACCTGCTGCCGCACGGCACGATCCGTTACGACGTGATGGGCGCCGCCGAGCGGCCGGCCTCCGCCGGCGAGCTGGCCGCCATGCTCGGCCGCGTCGAGCGCGGCCTGTCGGAGGGTGCGGTGGGGCTGTCCACCGGCCTGGAGTACGCCCCGGGACGCTACGCCGACGCCGCGGAGATCGCCGCGCTCTGCGCGCCGCTCGGCCGCCTGCCGTACGTGACGCACATGCGCGGGTACGGCGCCCGCGCGCAGGCGGGCATGGCCGAGGTGGCCGACATCGCGCGGCGGTCCGGCGCGGCCGTGCACGTCTCGCACTACCACGGCCCGGCGGCCACGTTGCTGCCGCTCGTCGACGACGCCCGGGGCCGGGGGCTGGACGTCACCTTCGACACCTACCCCTACCTGAGAGGCAGCACGATCCTGGCGATGGTCGCGCTGCCCCCGTGGATCCCGGCCGCCGACACCGACCGGGCACTGGAGCTGCTGGAGTCGGAACCGATCGACTGGGACGAAACCCTCTGGCCGAGGATCACCTTCTCCCACGTGCCGGGCGCCGAGTGGGCCGAAGGGCTGACGCTGCCCGAGGCCGCCGCCGAGGCCGCCCTGACGCCCGGGGAGTTCTGCCGCAGGGTCCTGATCGACACCCGGTTGGAGGCCGGGTGCGTGGCGGCCCGCCCGGACGAGGGCCCCGAGGGCGAGGAGTCGGTCCGGGCGATCCTGCGCCACCCCGCCCACACCGGCGGCTCCGACGGCATCTACGTGGGCGGCCACCCCCACCCTCGCGGCTACGGGGCCTTCGCGCGCATGCTCGGCCACCACGTCCGCGAGACCGGAGACTGGACGTTGGAGCAGGCCGCCGTCCACCTCGCCTCGCACCCGGCCCGCCGTTTCGGCCTGGACGGCCGGGGGCTCATCCGCCCCGGCGGGGTCGCCGACCTGGTCGTCCTCGACGCGGGCTCGGTCGCGGACCTGGCCACGTACGCCGTCCCGCGCACCCCGGCCACCGGGATCGACGACGTCATCGTCTCCGGCGTCCGGGTCCTCGCCGCGGGAACGCTCACCGGGGCCACCCCCGGCCGGGCGTTACGGTCCTGA